One Streptomyces sp. NBC_00102 DNA segment encodes these proteins:
- a CDS encoding lantibiotic dehydratase, whose translation MTSTREALREHDWADFRPTRRLGDSEWHMWGVGLLRSAGFPASGLDLLGGPAAAAAADRGDQDAFTVAYLADSAAETHRLAALAGDEKVRTAIAWQNRTVYRVLDALAAGTGKESKRKQRERTLAMYWLRYCAKAETIGFFGPAAWMSVGRAPGGLAVDHGERLVARSRTYFERWALAAVADWMTAQPGARWWFPPLPRPDVHLDGDRLLLPGGRVTRLRPEDRQVLGHADGERNGAAIVEALVREDGWDTEGARPRVEKILTRLLKQRVLTWDANIPVDVRAERVLRRRVAAVADPELFVRFETVLTGLDRHRDAIDAATDPDQLAARLDELDAYFVKITGLDASRDEGKAYAGRTLCYQDAVRDCQVEVGTGFLDGIARPLALVADAADWFGNRLVELVEAEVAGFVRAAAPRRSPVTLADVWTQVLGLFWGGEGARPVHTATRELARKWREVLDLDPAGVQPVALRVDDIERRARAVFATGPVRSPHLALHSPDLQVVQEADGDPTVVLGELHACLATCDLPFLDWTSDAGSLRDKVNAAIGAPRLVPLLPVDWKRNSGRMVPAPIGAGDRLIGFTRAPFDDRSRIDPATAITLSERDGTVTATTPDGRGWSMAELLAVPVSIIAADAFKIGLDRPHAPRVSLDGLVLFRETWRVPAGEIPLAVKPDRAGDYLAVRRWLRASGLPDQAFVKFPQETKPSLVDFTSPTLVLSFANLVRRTRRLDADATVILSEPLPHPRDSWLTGADGERYVSELRLQISRKVPE comes from the coding sequence GTGACCAGCACCCGTGAAGCGCTGCGCGAGCACGACTGGGCCGACTTCCGGCCCACCCGGCGCCTCGGCGACAGCGAGTGGCACATGTGGGGCGTCGGGCTGCTGCGCAGTGCAGGCTTCCCCGCCTCCGGACTCGACCTGCTCGGCGGGCCGGCGGCGGCCGCCGCGGCCGACCGCGGGGACCAGGACGCCTTCACCGTCGCCTACCTCGCCGACAGCGCGGCCGAAACGCACCGCCTGGCCGCACTCGCCGGTGACGAGAAGGTCCGCACGGCCATCGCCTGGCAGAACCGCACCGTCTACCGCGTGCTCGACGCGCTCGCCGCCGGCACGGGCAAGGAGTCCAAGCGCAAGCAGCGGGAGCGCACCCTCGCCATGTACTGGCTGCGCTACTGCGCCAAGGCCGAGACCATCGGCTTCTTCGGTCCGGCCGCCTGGATGTCCGTCGGGCGGGCGCCCGGGGGCCTCGCGGTGGACCACGGCGAGCGGCTGGTGGCGCGCAGCCGTACGTACTTCGAACGCTGGGCGCTGGCCGCCGTCGCGGACTGGATGACCGCCCAGCCCGGTGCACGCTGGTGGTTCCCGCCGCTGCCCCGCCCCGACGTCCACCTCGACGGTGACCGGCTGCTGCTGCCGGGCGGACGCGTGACGCGGCTGCGCCCGGAGGACCGGCAGGTCCTCGGCCACGCGGACGGGGAGCGCAACGGTGCCGCGATCGTCGAGGCCCTCGTACGGGAGGACGGCTGGGACACCGAGGGCGCACGGCCACGCGTCGAGAAGATCCTCACCCGGCTCCTCAAGCAGCGCGTGCTGACCTGGGACGCCAACATCCCGGTCGACGTGCGGGCCGAGCGGGTCCTGCGACGGCGGGTCGCCGCCGTCGCCGACCCCGAGCTGTTCGTCCGCTTCGAGACGGTCCTCACCGGACTCGACCGGCACCGCGACGCCATCGACGCCGCCACCGATCCCGATCAGCTCGCTGCCCGGCTGGACGAGTTGGACGCGTACTTCGTCAAGATCACCGGCCTCGACGCCTCCCGCGACGAGGGCAAGGCGTACGCGGGCCGCACTCTCTGCTACCAGGACGCGGTGCGGGACTGCCAGGTCGAGGTCGGCACCGGCTTCCTCGACGGGATCGCCCGCCCGCTCGCCCTGGTGGCCGACGCGGCGGACTGGTTCGGCAACCGACTGGTGGAGCTCGTCGAGGCGGAGGTGGCCGGTTTCGTCCGGGCCGCCGCGCCGCGGAGGTCGCCCGTCACCCTCGCCGACGTGTGGACACAGGTGCTCGGCCTGTTCTGGGGCGGCGAAGGCGCCCGGCCCGTGCACACCGCGACGAGGGAACTCGCCCGCAAGTGGCGCGAGGTCCTCGATCTCGATCCGGCCGGCGTCCAGCCGGTCGCGCTGCGGGTGGACGACATCGAGCGGCGGGCGCGCGCCGTCTTCGCCACCGGTCCGGTCCGCTCGCCCCATCTCGCCCTGCACAGCCCCGACCTCCAGGTGGTCCAGGAGGCGGACGGGGACCCGACCGTCGTCCTCGGCGAGCTGCACGCCTGCCTCGCCACCTGCGACCTGCCGTTCCTCGACTGGACCAGCGACGCCGGCTCCCTGCGCGACAAGGTGAACGCGGCGATCGGCGCGCCCCGCCTGGTACCGCTGCTCCCGGTCGACTGGAAGCGCAACAGCGGCCGCATGGTGCCCGCCCCCATCGGCGCGGGCGACCGACTCATCGGGTTCACCCGGGCGCCGTTCGACGACCGGTCCCGGATCGACCCGGCCACCGCGATCACCCTGTCCGAGCGGGACGGCACGGTCACCGCCACCACCCCCGACGGCCGCGGGTGGAGCATGGCCGAACTGCTCGCCGTCCCGGTGTCCATCATCGCCGCGGACGCCTTCAAGATCGGGCTCGACCGGCCGCACGCCCCCCGCGTCAGCCTCGACGGGCTCGTCCTGTTCCGGGAGACCTGGCGGGTGCCGGCCGGGGAGATCCCGCTCGCCGTCAAGCCCGACAGAGCGGGCGACTACCTGGCCGTACGGCGGTGGCTGCGCGCGAGCGGGCTGCCCGACCAGGCCTTCGTGAAGTTCCCGCAGGAGACGAAGCCGTCCCTGGTCGACTTCACCAGTCCCACCCTCGTGCTCTCCTTCGCCAACCTCGTCCGCCGCACCCGGCGCCTCGACGCGGACGCGACCGTGATCCTCAGCGAGCCGCTGCCGCACCCCCGGGACTCCTGGCTCACGGGGGCCGACGGCGAGCGCTACGTCAGTGAACTCCGGCTCCAGATCAGCAGAAAGGTACCGGAATGA